One stretch of Arachis duranensis cultivar V14167 chromosome 1, aradu.V14167.gnm2.J7QH, whole genome shotgun sequence DNA includes these proteins:
- the LOC107466602 gene encoding glucan endo-1,3-beta-glucosidase 1 isoform X2 has product MAISKLTRTNTLLFFFFFFFFLFCTELPTPSLAQENQSDQPYVGVNVGTDVSNLLPPSQLVSFLQLQKITHIRIYDANPDILKALSRTKIRVIISVPNNQLLAIGSSNTTAASWIDRNVVSFYPDTLITAISVGDEVLTTVPSSAPLILPAIQSLYSALVASNLHQHIKISTPHAASIILDPFPPSQAFFNQSFSSVIVPLLQFLSRTGSPLMMNLYPYYVFMQNKGVVPIDNALFKPLTPSKEMVDPNTLLHYTNVLDAMVDAAYFSMKNLNITDVVVLVTETGWPSKGDSKEPYATKDNADTYNSNLISHILGHGGTPLHPETTSSVYIYELFNEDLRSPPVSEANWGLFYGNTTPAYLLHVSGIGTFMANDTTNQTYCIAMDGFDTKTLQAALDWACGPGRANCSEIQPGESCYQPNNVKSHASYAFDSYFQKEGKAPGTCDFKGVAMITTTDPTRK; this is encoded by the exons ATGGCAATTTCTAAGCTCACTCGCACTAACacccttctcttcttcttcttcttcttcttcttccttttctgcaCTGAACTACCAACACCATCACTAG CACAGGAAAACCAAAGCGACCAGCCATACGTGGGAGTCAACGTTGGGACGGACGTCTCCAACCTTCTACCGCCATCGCAACTGGTTTCGTTTCTTCAGCTTCAGAAGATAACGCACATAAGAATCTACGATGCAAACCCAGACATACTCAAAGCACTCTCACGCACCAAGATTCGCGTCATCATCAGCGTCCCCAACAACCAGCTCCTCGCCATTGGCTCCTCCAACACCACCGCCGCCTCATGGATCGACCGGAACGTCGTCTCTTTCTACCCGGACACACTCATCACCGCCATTTCCGTCGGCGACGAAGTTCTAACCACCGTCCCCTCCTCCGCCCCTCTCATCCTCCCCGCCATTCAGTCCCTCTACAGCGCCCTCGTCGCCTCCAACCTCCACCAGCACATCAAGATTTCAACCCCTCACGCCGCTTCCATTATCCTCGACCCTTTTCCTCCTTCTCAGGCTTTCTTCAACCAGAGCTTCTCCTCTGTCATCGTCCCTCTCCTTCAGTTTCTCTCCAGAACCGGCTCCCCCTTGATGATGAACCTTTACCCTTACTACGTCTTCATGCAGAACAAGGGTGTGGTTCCAATCGACAATGCTCTCTTCAAACCCTTGACTCCTTCAAAGGAAATGGTTGACCCCAACACCTTGCTTCACTACACCAATGTCCTTGATGCCATGGTCGATGCTGCTTATTTCTCAATGAAGAACCTTAACATCACTGATGTCGTGGTCCTTGTTACCGAAACAGGGTGGCCTTCAAAGGGTGATTCCAAAGAACCTTATGCTACCAAGGACAATGCAGACACCTACAATTCAAACTTGATTAGCCATATTTTGGGTCACGGCGGAACCCCTCTACATCCGGAAACAACTTCCAGTGTGTATATCTACGAGCTGTTCAATGAGGACCTGAGGTCGCCGCCGGTCTCGGAGGCGAATTGGGGACTCTTCTATGGAAACACCACGCCGGCGTATCTGCTTCATGTCTCCGGGATTGGCACCTTTATGGCCAATGATACTACCAATCAGACATACTGCATTGCCATGGATGGTTTTGATACCAAGACTTTGCAGGCTGCACTTGATTGGGCTTGTGGGCCGGGCCGGGCTAATTGCTCCGAGATTCAGCCCGGTGAGAGTTGTTATCAGCCTAACAATGTGAAGAGCCATGCTTCTTATGCCTTTGATAGCTATTTCCAGAAGGAAGGGAAGGCTCCTGGGACTTGTGATTTCAAAGGTGTAGCTATGATCACTACAACAGATCCCA CAAGAAAGTGA
- the LOC107466602 gene encoding glucan endo-1,3-beta-glucosidase 1 isoform X1, with translation MAISKLTRTNTLLFFFFFFFFLFCTELPTPSLAQENQSDQPYVGVNVGTDVSNLLPPSQLVSFLQLQKITHIRIYDANPDILKALSRTKIRVIISVPNNQLLAIGSSNTTAASWIDRNVVSFYPDTLITAISVGDEVLTTVPSSAPLILPAIQSLYSALVASNLHQHIKISTPHAASIILDPFPPSQAFFNQSFSSVIVPLLQFLSRTGSPLMMNLYPYYVFMQNKGVVPIDNALFKPLTPSKEMVDPNTLLHYTNVLDAMVDAAYFSMKNLNITDVVVLVTETGWPSKGDSKEPYATKDNADTYNSNLISHILGHGGTPLHPETTSSVYIYELFNEDLRSPPVSEANWGLFYGNTTPAYLLHVSGIGTFMANDTTNQTYCIAMDGFDTKTLQAALDWACGPGRANCSEIQPGESCYQPNNVKSHASYAFDSYFQKEGKAPGTCDFKGVAMITTTDPSHGSCIFPGSKKVSNKTKDVVNSTQSSSAGEKLLRCRTFSFLKISAFSNILHIFLAAYFPIFLLVLL, from the exons ATGGCAATTTCTAAGCTCACTCGCACTAACacccttctcttcttcttcttcttcttcttcttccttttctgcaCTGAACTACCAACACCATCACTAG CACAGGAAAACCAAAGCGACCAGCCATACGTGGGAGTCAACGTTGGGACGGACGTCTCCAACCTTCTACCGCCATCGCAACTGGTTTCGTTTCTTCAGCTTCAGAAGATAACGCACATAAGAATCTACGATGCAAACCCAGACATACTCAAAGCACTCTCACGCACCAAGATTCGCGTCATCATCAGCGTCCCCAACAACCAGCTCCTCGCCATTGGCTCCTCCAACACCACCGCCGCCTCATGGATCGACCGGAACGTCGTCTCTTTCTACCCGGACACACTCATCACCGCCATTTCCGTCGGCGACGAAGTTCTAACCACCGTCCCCTCCTCCGCCCCTCTCATCCTCCCCGCCATTCAGTCCCTCTACAGCGCCCTCGTCGCCTCCAACCTCCACCAGCACATCAAGATTTCAACCCCTCACGCCGCTTCCATTATCCTCGACCCTTTTCCTCCTTCTCAGGCTTTCTTCAACCAGAGCTTCTCCTCTGTCATCGTCCCTCTCCTTCAGTTTCTCTCCAGAACCGGCTCCCCCTTGATGATGAACCTTTACCCTTACTACGTCTTCATGCAGAACAAGGGTGTGGTTCCAATCGACAATGCTCTCTTCAAACCCTTGACTCCTTCAAAGGAAATGGTTGACCCCAACACCTTGCTTCACTACACCAATGTCCTTGATGCCATGGTCGATGCTGCTTATTTCTCAATGAAGAACCTTAACATCACTGATGTCGTGGTCCTTGTTACCGAAACAGGGTGGCCTTCAAAGGGTGATTCCAAAGAACCTTATGCTACCAAGGACAATGCAGACACCTACAATTCAAACTTGATTAGCCATATTTTGGGTCACGGCGGAACCCCTCTACATCCGGAAACAACTTCCAGTGTGTATATCTACGAGCTGTTCAATGAGGACCTGAGGTCGCCGCCGGTCTCGGAGGCGAATTGGGGACTCTTCTATGGAAACACCACGCCGGCGTATCTGCTTCATGTCTCCGGGATTGGCACCTTTATGGCCAATGATACTACCAATCAGACATACTGCATTGCCATGGATGGTTTTGATACCAAGACTTTGCAGGCTGCACTTGATTGGGCTTGTGGGCCGGGCCGGGCTAATTGCTCCGAGATTCAGCCCGGTGAGAGTTGTTATCAGCCTAACAATGTGAAGAGCCATGCTTCTTATGCCTTTGATAGCTATTTCCAGAAGGAAGGGAAGGCTCCTGGGACTTGTGATTTCAAAGGTGTAGCTATGATCACTACAACAGATCCCA GTCACGGGAGCTGTATATTTCCAGGAAG CAAGAAAGTGAGCAACAAGACAAAGGATGTGGTGAACTCTACTCAATCAAGCAGTGCTGGGGAGAAGTTATTGAGGTGCAGAACATTCAGCTTCCTCAAAATAAGTGCTTTTAGCAACATTTTGCACATTTTCTTAGCTGCATATTTCCCCATTTTTTTGTTAGTCCTTTTGTGA
- the LOC107467470 gene encoding uncharacterized protein LOC107467470 translates to MKRVPLLHCISCFSSISSSLISVRFLLLNPRTPKQSLIPVFYNSIPIKMSWACKKCTFVNPPSQKSQCEICSSSSSPPPLPSSSSSSPPKWSCKACTFLNPFKNSACEVCDTRCPVLSLSNVDDLNDTLQDAENDASVGSVFFPLRHCKRKATYDDDSAEPAPFRDVKAKASNDSIHLSSDDELVPEGKNAASGKDFTTLKILSYNVWFREDLELNKRMKAIGDLVQLHSPDFICLQEVTPNIFDIFKQSSWWNAYRCSVSSDKAYSRPYFCMLLSKLPVKSFSSKPFSNSIMGRELCIAEVEVAGGKSLVVATSHLESPCPAPPKWDQMYSKERVQQANEALSLLKKYPNVIFGGDMNWDDKLDGEYPLQNEWIDAWSELRPKEIGWTYDTKSNQMLSGNRTLQKRLDRFICRFHDLMITSIDMIGKDAIPGVIYTKEKKVRKEIKQLVLPVLPSDHYGLLLTISNK, encoded by the exons atgaaaCGAGTACCACTGCTGCACTGCATCTCCTGTTTTTCATCAATATCATCGTCGTTAATCTCTGTGAGGTTTCTTCTCTTGAACCCTAGAACTCCGAAACAATCCCTAATCCCTGTATTTTACAATTCCATTCCAATCAAAATGTCTTGGGCATGCAAAAAATGCACCTTTGTAAACCCTCCTTCCCAAAAATCCCAATGCGAAATCTGCTCCTCTTCGTCCTCCCCACCCCCTCTTccgtcttcctcttcttcttcgccCCCAAAGTGGTCGTGCAAGGCTTGCACTTTTCTCAACCCTTTCAAAAACTCTGCTTGCGAAGTTTGCGACACTCGCTGCCCCGTTCTCTCCCTTTCCAACGTCGACGATTTGAACGATACACTTCAAGACGCTGAGAACGACGCTTCTGTGGGCTCTGTCTTCTTCCCTCTTCGACACTGTAAGAGGAAGGCCACCTATGACGACGATTCTGCTGAGCCAGCGCCATTTCGAGACGTAAAAGCCAAAGCCTCCAATGATTCCATCCATCTCAGTAGTGATGATGAGCTTGTTCCTGAGGGAAAAAATGCTGCTTCGGGCAAAGATTTCACTACATTGAAGATATTAAGCTACAATGTATGGTTTAGGGAGGATTTGGAGTTGAACAAGAGGATGAAAGCAATTGgtgaccttgttcagctgcATTCCCCTGATTTTATCTGCTTGCAG GAGGTTACTCCAAATATATTTGACATTTTCAAGCAATCCAGCTGGTGGAATGCGTACCGTTGTTCGGTTTCTTCTGACAAGGCTTATTCAAGACCATATTTTTGTATGCTG TTAAGCAAGCTGCCAGTGAAATCTTTCAGCAGCAAACCCTTTAGCAATTCTATAATGGGAAGAGAACTGTGCATTGCTGAGGTCGAAGTTGCAGGTGGCAAGTCGTTGGTTGTTGCTACTAGCCATCTTGAAAGCCCCTGCCCGGCTCCACCAAAATGGGATCAGATGTACAGCAAGGAACGAGTGCAGCAGGCCAATGAGGCTCTGAGCCTTCTCAAGAAGTACCCAAATGTTATCTTTGGGGGTGACATGAACTGGGATGATAAATTGGATGGTGAATATCCTTTACAAAATGAGTGGATTGATGCCTGGTCTGAGCTGAGGCCAAAGGAAATTGGTTGGACATATGATACCAAATCGAACCAGATGTTATCGGGTAACCGTACTCTCCAGAAGCGGTTAGATCGGTTTATATGCCGTTTCCATGATCTTATGATAACTAGTATTGACATGATTGGGAAGGATGCAATACCCGGTGTGATATACACCAAAGAGAAGAAAGTTAGAAAAGAGATAAAACAACTGGTACTCCCTGTTTTGCCTAGTGATCATTATGGCCTGCTCTTGACAATTTCAAACAAGTAA